From the genome of Botrytis cinerea B05.10 chromosome 7, complete sequence:
CAAATGTGCCGATATCGGGGGGAGCTCCAGACGATCTCCGGTCGGTGCAGACCCGGTGGCCAATCAAATGCAAGGTATTACCTTTTCTGCCACTTTCTTGTCTTCTGTCATTTTCATGCAAGTGACTCTGTAGTTGGGAATCGGTTCCACTTCTGATTCAGAAATCAagctttgatattgatataaggGGATGTGGACCAATGAGACGAGAGCTATTATGGACTCATAGATGATTCGTATTACTCATAAAGGCCCCTCACTGTCGCTCATTTTCGAAGGCGGTGAGGgttgtttttttatatacGGAACATCGTACATGGGAATCCAATGACTCAATCAACGTACTCGCGAAAGCGGAAGGGTTGAGTCGTCGTCCAGACTCCAGTATCGGGATGTTTGACCCTTGACAATCTAGATGGTCCTTTGATTTATGTTAAATGTCTGGTTGGTTAGAAGATTGGGTATATGagatagaatatagaagactgaatatagaatatatatataaaatcaaatatatgaGATAAAGTATAGATTATAGATCTATATATacaacatacataccataTAACTtacaacatacaacatacaacatacatCAAGTTCCCACCCCATATCATAGCAACAAAGTTATCCAATCTCAACCTTGATACAAATTCCAATCCCCTCAACAACTCACCCATCAATCCAATCTAATTCTAACCCTCATTACTttcctcccatctcccacccgtcccccaccaccaccacggGAATTCCATGCattccccaatccccaatccccctCAGCCGCAGCCCCGATTCTGAAATAAGATCTATACTACACTAgattacatttatattacGTTACATTGCATTACATTACAGCACcgccatcccatcccatctcattccatcccatGTGCCTATGTGCCTATGTCGGCACCAAAAGATCTCGCTCGCTTCCCATCGGCCCCATCCCATCGCATACCGCACCAACAACCCCGAACCCCGCGACTGCGCCTGCGCCTACGACTGCGACGTCgcatatccatctatccatctatccatctgtccatctatccatctgtccatctatccatccaccGATCTAGCATTTAGAATTCTaaccctccctccctccctcccccatccctcacatcctcatccgcatcctcatctccatttccaaccCCCCAAAATAGAAAACACGAGTCCCCCGATCCTCGGAGTTTCCCTATCCACCACCGCCCTCAGCATTTTCGATACTCACCTCATCCTATACtaaccatcccatcccaatcatctcttcccctcccatatccaaacaaaatcaaatcacatcacatcacatcacatacaaatcacatcaaacaatcacaatatttcaataccaATTCTCCCCTTTCCACCTACCCACCAACCAATCTTACCACCCATaattcctcatcctcatcctcccccctatcaacatcaccatccCACCACATCCATAATTTCCTCTctaccatccatccatgcacacacacacacacacacacacacacagtaAACATCCCAACCACCAGGTGAACTGAACTGATCCCATACATTCATCCCCCTTCAACACTCAATCGAGTCAACCAACAACCAAATAGAattttcctctccctccctcccgAATCACGGTTTCCAAAACGAGTAGGAGTGAAAGATAGTGCGTATTGTAATCTTACAATTGTATGATTACCTACCTAGACAAGTAGGTAGGTGGTTATTGATTTCTGTTACCGAAATCCTCGGGTTTGATATCTAATACCTAACTAAACACAAGAatacataaatacatacatcacAGTACATGAATGTGTACATTGTATTAATTTTTCTCTCCCCAACTCTAAAAatcccaaaaaaaaaaattcatatcCTCAGATACCATCAATAGCGAAAATGCAATGTATGAACTCCCAAAAGATCTTTTCTTgtctcccctccccttttcCCAACACCATACCATGTAAAACCCACACGAACCcatataaatcaatcattccCCATCTCTTCATCCCACCGCCAAACCATCTACTCCAATcccctcttcatcctcacaTACCCACCCCAatctgtctttctttctccgtCCAAATCCTCCTTCCACCCCTCGCCCTCTCCATCCCACAACCCCAATCCACAAAGATGTCTCATGGTAGGTCTCCCGTGCGGACAATTCCACGGCTGTTCAATCTCTCCCATATGCCTTACTACCTTTTCCATTTGTCCCCTGGTCAATGATTTCCCAATCATAATACTACTCCTACAAGCCCTCATTGCGAACATTTTTCTAACTTTACTCGGTCTTACCATTCCGGCTCTACCACCACTTTCCGCCAGGAGCGCAATTAATTCCTCAAGAtcattgattgagaaagtgGTTTCTCTCGAAACAGGAAGCGAAACAAGTTGGCATCTTCCCCCTACATCTTGGGATGATTGATCGATGGTTAAAACAAATCCATTTTGTTCCAAGATATCGAGGTTCTCAGCTACAATCTCTTCCTCGAGTGCTGTGAGAGAGAGTGTTTTGGGGTAGACTAATCTTTGCGATTGTACTATTGTAGTAGCTTGCAATCGTTCAAAATTGTACTTTTCATCTGATGAATGTTGATCGATAATAAAAACATTATCTGCCGTTTGTATTCCACTATTTTCAGTTGTCAGCTCAGGGGCTTTCGATGCGAGAATAAAGCCGAGATTGAATTGACCAATGATTTTCATCTTAGCGAAATCACTCTTGGATATTGTAAGAGAAAGCCGCTCTTCGGCACCGTCAGAATCGAGGGCTTCGTCTTGAGAATTAGAGGTGGTTTGATTTGCGTATAAAGAAAGCGCATTTTGCAAAGATTCAAACTGTTGGTTTATATCAAGAATAGTAGTGTCAACAGTCTGTGTCAGGTTGAACGTGGATTCCTTCCTCTTTGCGCCACCTTTGACGAGTAATTTTGCACGAGAAATATTTTCTCGGGATGGCAACGCAGCCGTTCTTTCAACTTCACTGATCATCTCTTGGACTTTCGCTTCTTCGCGaatctttttctcctcctcgtcTGAGTactcttcgtcttcctcctctccatctgCATTATCTTCTGGGGGAACTTCTGATGATATAGGAGCCTCCTCATCTACCGGAGAAGCTGTTGGTGAATTTTCATTGGCATCTGCATTGGAAGCGCTTGAGGAATCAAGTGCAGCGGTTTCTAACGTAGATTCTGGCTCTTCTATATCGATCATGTCTGTATCATCGCTAGCTTCTGAGGTCTGAGTTCCAGGTGCGCCGAATCGTTGAAGAAGCTGTTTCCCAAAAGATGGCATAGGTACATTCCGCTGAAGCTTCCCACTTTCACGCAGAGAAGCAGAAGTACTGCcaactttcaatcttttagGGGGAGGTGTTCCAATAGAGCTAGTCACAGTATGATCACCTATTGTTATTGTAGCTATCTCTGGCAGGGAACGTTGTGGTCTACTACTTCCAAGCGAGCTCAGTACCCCTGGAGTCGACATCTGAGATGGTGATATAAGTTGAGAAATGGGTGGTTTTGAATCGGATGGACTGAGCGGATCGTCAGCGCATTCTAACGCTTTTGATCCTTCCCTCGAGACGCTAGCCTCAGCCATCCGGTCATTGAAATCAGCAACATGTCGAGGAGGTCTATAAGTAGGTGCGTGTTGAGAGTCTTGGTTAATCGAAATCGAGCTTTCAGGGCTTACAAGATCATCTTCAGCCTCCTCAGCTCGATGAGCTTCCCTGCCAAACTTGGATATCAatctttgcttttccttCGACGGACCTTGGCGAACATCTTCCATACCTTTGGGAGGTGCAGGCCGTTGATCGCTCCGTTCCTCTGACTTACGACTGGCCCAGTCcgaaatcaaatttatagCCGCGTCATCTCGCGACAATGGGTTTCGTGATATAGCAGAACgttttgcttttgaattAGACTGCACATGAGAATCCTGACTAGATGTGCTTTGAGCGTTACTAGATCGTCTAGATTCCGAGACGGCACCCGATGCttgctcttcctctttttcttcctcttcttccgcGTCATCTTCCTCGGTAGATTGCGGAGATGCTTGCGAACGCTTCTGCAAACTTTTGGAAGTACCAGTAGCCTCTCGATTAATAGTCAATTGTTTGTATTGCGGTTGCTTCTGTGCTAGCAATTGAGACACTGGTATCGTATGATCCTGACCTTCAAAAAGCCCAGCAAGAGCCGTCTTGAGGTTCTCCAACATACGACTTTGATCGTGTAGTAAAATAGTACGTTTATCAGGGCTAACATTGACATCATACAAATGAGTGtctaattcaatattggCAAATATGAATGGGGACTGAGTGCTTCCCCATCCATTGTATGATTTGTAGACTTCGTTGAAAGCTTTTGCCACTTGAGGAAGTCCACACGGTCTTGAATTTACGAAGAACATTTGCCTATCAGGAGTTTGACGACCTTCTCCCGTAGCTGGCCGCGAAATGTGACCGATGATTCGAATGTCTTTAGTGTCACCATCATTTTGTGTACTCCGTCTCTGACTAGGGCCACTCGTAGGCTCCAACTCTAAACGTAAATCCATTGGAATTAATTGGGCCAGAGTCTTCGCACCAAATACATTAACAATGTTCTCTCTAGTAGTAGGATTCCCTTTTGTAGAAAAAATCGTTGTCTTTTTGCCCTTAGCTGCCTGCTGGGAGACTGTAAACTTGATACCTGTTTGTATACAAGCATATTGTCCCAAAACGCCTGTGACCTTGCCCCATTCTCGTTTTATATTCTTCTCAAGCTCTCGTCGTCTCACTGGCAGGTTGTTGAATAAGTTCTCTACTATCACTGTAGTTCCTTTCTGCGCCGCCACGACCGATGTGCCTTTCAATTTCCCTGAGATCTCGAATTCGAGCTTCGTGCCTTTCGGGGCACTTTCTGGCATGCATGTTATGACGGAGAAATTTGAGAGTGCGCATAATGAAGATAAGGCTTCACCACGGAACCCAAACGTTTGAAGAGTCTTGAGGTCGTTGTATGTCGACAATTTCGAGGTATGATGTTTGAGTGCTAAGGTATCATAGTTCTGCGGAGAAATTCCACCACCGTTGTCCTGTACCTCAATTGCTTCGAGTCCTTGATTTTTAAATCGCACATCTAGTTCATCGTTAGCAAGCGAAATCTTAAGAGTATAGATATGTACATGTTCTTACCAACACTCGTTGCTCCGGCATCCAGACTATTTTCCACCAGCTCTTTCACCACCGAACACAAATCGACAATAACTTGGCCAGACTGGATCTGATGGATCTGGAGATGTTAAATTATCAGTAAGTACTATATAGCAAGCTGAGATCCTTGAGATATTCTCACCGTCCGGCCTTCAATAGGTTTTATAGTAGCCATggcattttcttttgagtGTTGAACGCGATTGATGTTGGGAAGACGCGCCTGCAGAGGCACGACTTTAAAGTGGCTCGTTTTCGCGTCACAAATGTCACTTCCATTTCAATTCCATGAATGAATGGTCATATCATAAACAAATCTTGTCATTTATTTTACTGTTTGAATCGATCTCGAAGTATAATACTACATGTTCGAAGAGAAGCTGCCCTGTTCAATTGAATTATCAGATGGGAACCCAGATACAGCGAACACCATCACTGACACAGGGTAATGGGGGCTCGTACTCTCTCAGTCCCCCAGAGCACACCGGGGCAAGGACTCCATCTGTGGAATGTGTTGCCATTCCCTCTGTTTTTCCCTAGAGCACCCATATCCGCTTGAGCCAACTCCCATATAGTATAGTCAGTCGGCCAGTCGACGAGATTCCGGTTTGACCAACAATGGTTGATAATATCTCTTTCTTACGTTCGGCATTAGGTTATCCTCTGTACACATCGCAATCGTTGGCTAATCATTTCGTGGGAACCCTTCACCGCTTTCGTCGATCACGCGGCATGGGGCCCATCCATCGATACCGCTATTATCTACAgagatagacagatagatagcatgataagatagagatagagatagagataggcTCGATAGGAAGATAAgagatttttttcttctgcatGATGCATCACCACATCATTATTTGCAGCatcatttcacatttcacatcaCTCACGTCACATCATCATATCGTGTCATGAGAAAGGGAGAACAAGCAGAGTCTTCAGAACCATGAACTTTTGTTTTGCTCTCGAGACGCAATCATCTTATCAGCAAATGCTAAATAAACTATGTCACAACGCTGCCATCCGCTTGCTGCTCGAATACCTGACCGGCGTGCGTTGAAAAAAGAAGCGAAAGTGCATGAACATGCAAGGACAGCACGAGCTCTTATTTTTGCGTCGTGCATGAGCAGAAGGGGGAGCAAAACCTTGCGAGAAAGAACGCAACTTCATATCTAATCCTAACTCTCCATTGAAACTCGTAGCTTAGAGTCCCCCTCTTCCCCTGACGGTGTTGGCATTCGTGGAGTGTACGTCAGGCTTCATAGTGTTGCACGTCCAAGTCTTAAATCGGCGTCGTGAATTGCAATACCTGAAGATGCCGAAAGCAAAAGGTGTGGGTTATTATTTTGACATTAAAGTGGTGACGCGACCATCCATGCGTCTACCCgattttttttggtgatATGAGATCCTAAACATAACATGGGAAAGAATTGCAAGAAAGGAAGCGCATAATTTTGTAGTAGTACAATCCATCAATGTAGGTGGATACTGGAGTTTGATGTGGAGGGAATGCAAACAAATTTCCATGGGATCAACGTGCTGCACTAGAGTAGAGGAAAGATTTCGTTATGTGGTATCATCCATCGAcaagaagcaaaaagaaaCGCAACGCGCAAAACTTGGTATTTTCATGAATCGCATAAGATCAATGagaggtggtggtgatttTGCCGAACTATGAAGTGACTGATTGTGGAGTTGACGATTCGCTGTCCCCAACCATATCTGCAACACGCATTTTCTTAGCGCGAGGTGCCCCGTCACGCAATTCGTTGAGTTCACGTTCAACATCGTCCAGGCGACGcttcaattgattttctcGACGTTGAGATTCCTCAAGTCGGCTCATTAAATTATGCTCTGATTCTCTGAGCATCGCCACTCCTTGATTCGCATTGGCTTCATCTTGTTCGAGTTGGGTGACTCGACCACGAAAGAGTTCGTTTATAACCTCTAGCTCGTTGACGCGAGTTTTCAAAGATGAATTTTGGGCGATAAGCTGTTCGTATGTCTGAGGTACTTCGAGACCATGTGGACCATTCATAGATGGGGACGTAGATCTTATATCGCCAGGAGAAGGTTGTCGAATATGCATAGGCGGAAGAGACGGGGAGTGATTGTAATGATGTTCCTCCAAGCCATTTCCGTTAAATGGGGGTAAATGGTTACCATACATCGAGGGGGTCGCAGTTCTGGAGATAGGAGAATTCGATCCATCTGAATGGCCGTTGGCAGACTTTCCTGATGCTCTCCTATGTCCAAGTGAACCTGGCGGTGGTGTGCCAGCTTGCGATCGCGCTTGGTCGAGACCATTAGCTTCGTATAGAGTCTGCGACAGAACGCGTTAGCCACCGTGCCGTTTCTACAGAATTAATTACAATAGAACAAATACCTTTTTCTTTGCACCTTGAGCAGTACCTGAACTCTTCACGCGATTTCGACTCTTGATAACATCTGTCTTGAGGCTTATCGGCCGAGGTCGCCCGTGCAATTTCAGGAAGAGACCACAGGCATTGCATAATACAGATCCGATTTCATCTCTTCGCCATAAAGGAGTCGTTGAAGTCTGACAATTCTGACAGGTAGGCTGTTGGGTTTCGCGATCATTGTTAGCCATGGTCGCCATAATTGTGGTGTTGATAGTATG
Proteins encoded in this window:
- the BcareB gene encoding BcareB codes for the protein MSPSMSDGRQSLPIMPPMDPISRPSSTSTVNSLHHSASLPQLPGLSALASLASGTSSPQLRAFNVGQTVNMGYATSSPSATSGGGQNNSPPTCQNCQTSTTPLWRRDEIGSVLCNACGLFLKLHGRPRPISLKTDVIKSRNRVKSSGTAQGAKKKTLYEANGLDQARSQAGTPPPGSLGHRRASGKSANGHSDGSNSPISRTATPSMYGNHLPPFNGNGLEEHHYNHSPSLPPMHIRQPSPGDIRSTSPSMNGPHGLEVPQTYEQLIAQNSSLKTRVNELEVINELFRGRVTQLEQDEANANQGVAMLRESEHNLMSRLEESQRRENQLKRRLDDVERELNELRDGAPRAKKMRVADMVGDSESSTPQSVTS